A region of Candidatus Bathyarchaeota archaeon DNA encodes the following proteins:
- a CDS encoding (Fe-S)-binding protein, with protein MVLENFAKQIYRCARVSWCKHPVFNDRGINKICPLHEYPKHSWESYSIRGILSAAQALLEGRIAIDEKFAEIIYKCNLCGGCHEVCVIHFPVFMKVSEIDELDHVSIVEELRRICIEEGFLRIPAHRNALESLLRYGNPFSIARKEERLKWTEELGFQVKRLPRQKADVLLYTGSMYALEPLVRDAIKSIARVLNKANVDFGLLEDELDDGLYAAQLGESGLFEELAERNIKIFNEIGVKEIVTPDPHAYNAFKRYYPRVGNIEAEIFHITEYVDMLVKNGKLNLGKLPEETVTYHDPCNLGRLCGVYDAPRNIIKAIEGLDFREMERNKNYAWCCGAGGGVMMAYPEYMTWTTRERIKDVTSVEASTLVTACPWCEYAFKTALESAGSTIQVRNIVELVEKSAKLG; from the coding sequence ATGGTTTTGGAGAATTTTGCTAAGCAAATATACCGATGCGCAAGAGTTAGCTGGTGCAAACATCCAGTGTTCAACGACAGAGGCATAAACAAAATATGCCCGCTACATGAGTATCCAAAACATTCATGGGAAAGCTATTCGATCAGAGGAATCTTAAGCGCTGCGCAAGCTCTTCTGGAAGGTCGTATAGCTATTGATGAAAAGTTTGCTGAAATAATTTATAAGTGTAACCTTTGCGGAGGATGCCACGAAGTCTGCGTGATTCATTTCCCCGTATTCATGAAAGTTTCAGAAATCGACGAACTTGATCACGTTAGTATTGTTGAGGAACTCAGACGAATATGTATTGAAGAAGGATTTTTGAGGATTCCAGCCCATAGAAACGCCCTTGAAAGTCTGCTGCGGTACGGGAACCCATTCAGTATTGCAAGAAAGGAAGAGAGGCTTAAGTGGACAGAGGAGTTAGGATTCCAAGTTAAACGCTTGCCCAGACAAAAGGCTGATGTTTTATTATACACCGGCAGCATGTACGCTTTAGAACCACTTGTCCGCGACGCTATAAAATCCATTGCACGGGTTCTAAACAAAGCCAATGTTGATTTTGGCCTGCTTGAAGATGAGCTAGACGACGGCTTATATGCGGCACAACTTGGAGAAAGCGGACTGTTTGAGGAACTTGCAGAACGAAATATTAAAATTTTCAATGAAATTGGCGTAAAAGAGATAGTTACACCAGACCCTCATGCATATAATGCGTTTAAACGATATTATCCACGTGTGGGAAACATCGAAGCTGAAATATTCCACATCACTGAATACGTGGATATGCTTGTGAAAAATGGAAAATTGAATCTTGGAAAACTACCCGAAGAGACTGTGACATATCATGATCCTTGCAATCTTGGAAGATTATGCGGAGTCTATGACGCGCCCAGAAATATCATCAAGGCTATTGAAGGATTAGATTTCAGAGAAATGGAGAGAAACAAAAACTATGCATGGTGCTGTGGTGCCGGTGGGGGAGTCATGATGGCCTATCCAGAATACATGACGTGGACAACGAGGGAGAGAATTAAGGATGTTACATCAGTAGAGGCTTCAACTCTAGTTACTGCATGTCCATGGTGCGAGTATGCATTCAAAACAGCCCTTGAATCCGCGGGGTCAACTATACAAGTAAGAAATATTGTGGAACTCGTAGAAAAGTCAGCAAAACTAGGATGA
- a CDS encoding FAD-binding oxidoreductase has protein sequence MESAKKIEELKGIVGADNVLDSTPAMLTYTRDATPLKGAIPIAVVRPNSTEEVQEIVRWANKTKTPLYPRSGGTSLWGSVPAKNGGVIVDLARMNRVINIDESTLSCIVEPGITFSELEAVLGKRGFRFLMAPENGISGTVGGNFVTHGTGWGAGPYFSNMGDTVIGCKVVLPTAEIITTGSMANPKAHGHFYRYALANDLTGLFCGSEGTLGIIVEVALKIEELPGAMGFATFGYKDIEDAGKAIYAVRRSRIPTIYTYLSPGWTLDKLFPDKAPWLHTIKFVVEANTQEELKIEMERLMKIAGEKGTYLGPDLSRDTWNERYRWVGLFGYKLGMRVILPMHVPVGEIGQYYKAIEKLAKEVKENFGLTVGAGGFLCDRSLVAVVVTYFDPSNTAEVEKALKAWNFLKTSLMEIGACPYRMGTLWADQMHKFGEYYTLLKKIKSVIDPNGIMAPGILGL, from the coding sequence ATGGAAAGCGCGAAAAAAATTGAGGAATTAAAGGGCATTGTCGGCGCAGATAACGTTCTAGACAGCACCCCGGCAATGTTAACATATACAAGGGACGCTACGCCTCTGAAAGGCGCAATCCCTATTGCTGTCGTTCGGCCCAATTCAACGGAAGAAGTGCAAGAAATAGTTAGGTGGGCTAACAAGACCAAAACCCCTCTATATCCGAGAAGCGGTGGCACGAGTTTATGGGGCTCTGTACCAGCAAAAAACGGCGGCGTGATCGTTGATTTGGCCAGAATGAACAGAGTAATTAACATAGATGAAAGTACACTCTCATGCATCGTCGAGCCCGGCATAACTTTCAGCGAACTTGAAGCGGTGCTCGGTAAACGTGGATTCAGATTTTTGATGGCTCCTGAAAATGGCATTAGCGGAACCGTCGGCGGCAATTTTGTAACTCATGGTACCGGGTGGGGTGCAGGGCCATACTTCTCAAACATGGGTGATACCGTTATTGGTTGTAAGGTGGTTTTACCCACAGCAGAAATTATAACGACAGGCTCAATGGCTAATCCGAAAGCTCACGGCCACTTTTACAGGTATGCCTTAGCCAATGACTTAACCGGGCTTTTCTGCGGATCAGAGGGCACACTCGGCATTATAGTAGAAGTTGCCCTCAAAATAGAGGAGCTTCCTGGAGCGATGGGATTTGCTACATTCGGGTACAAAGATATAGAGGACGCTGGCAAAGCCATTTACGCAGTTCGCAGAAGCAGGATACCGACGATATATACGTACTTATCTCCGGGGTGGACTCTGGACAAACTCTTTCCGGATAAAGCACCGTGGCTTCACACCATAAAATTTGTGGTAGAAGCCAACACACAAGAGGAGCTTAAAATTGAAATGGAAAGATTGATGAAGATTGCCGGAGAGAAAGGCACTTATTTAGGGCCTGATCTTTCAAGGGACACGTGGAATGAAAGGTATAGGTGGGTAGGCCTATTCGGATACAAACTCGGCATGAGAGTTATCTTGCCAATGCATGTGCCTGTGGGCGAAATAGGCCAATACTATAAGGCAATAGAGAAACTTGCAAAAGAGGTTAAAGAAAACTTCGGACTCACGGTAGGCGCAGGGGGCTTCCTTTGCGACAGAAGCTTGGTCGCGGTTGTCGTTACATATTTCGATCCCAGCAACACCGCGGAGGTGGAAAAAGCTTTGAAAGCATGGAACTTTCTAAAGACAAGCCTCATGGAAATTGGAGCATGCCCCTATAGAATGGGAACTTTATGGGCTGACCAAATGCACAAGTTCGGCGAATACTACACATTACTGAAGAAGATTAAGAGTGTAATTGATCCTAACGGAATTATGGCCCCTGGAATACTCGGCTTGTAG
- a CDS encoding NAD(P)-dependent oxidoreductase has product MNCLVIGGTGFVGSHLVRRLLNEGVEVITLSRSGDPSKIIDVKEKVKIERGSITEINEIMDVVKKYDVQYMAYVAAERPPWTPSSVVKTMIEGFLNVLETARLMDIKRLVWASSYSQLGPPNLYSQSRVDEEAPLRPKVGHGISYVVNEFSTQFYRETYGLDILGLRLGLVFGPGRDRLGFMDILVSLFEDAVLGKKVVVSKGDTRIVPQYVKEAANVLWFGLNVKRYEHCIFNTCDEAVSLRDLANYVKEQLPNAQIEVQPGDETPRVLVDASRIRKELNYKPKYTVKDGVADYVNYLKNTVKK; this is encoded by the coding sequence ATGAACTGTTTAGTAATTGGAGGAACAGGCTTTGTAGGATCTCACCTTGTTCGCAGACTCTTAAACGAAGGGGTGGAAGTTATAACTCTCAGCAGGTCGGGAGATCCCTCCAAGATTATTGATGTCAAAGAAAAGGTCAAAATTGAAAGGGGCTCAATTACTGAGATAAATGAGATAATGGATGTTGTGAAAAAATATGATGTGCAGTATATGGCCTATGTGGCTGCTGAAAGGCCTCCATGGACACCTTCTAGTGTTGTAAAGACGATGATTGAAGGTTTCCTAAATGTTCTGGAAACTGCTAGGTTGATGGATATAAAAAGGCTTGTTTGGGCTAGTTCATATTCTCAACTGGGTCCACCAAATCTTTATTCACAATCTAGAGTGGATGAAGAAGCGCCTTTAAGACCTAAGGTTGGACATGGTATAAGCTATGTAGTCAACGAGTTTAGCACCCAATTTTACAGGGAAACCTATGGCTTGGACATTTTGGGCTTAAGGCTTGGCCTTGTTTTCGGTCCCGGACGTGATCGACTGGGCTTCATGGATATACTTGTATCTCTCTTCGAGGACGCGGTGCTAGGTAAGAAAGTTGTAGTGTCGAAGGGTGATACCAGGATAGTTCCACAGTATGTTAAGGAGGCAGCCAACGTTTTATGGTTCGGCCTCAACGTTAAACGTTATGAACACTGTATTTTTAACACATGTGATGAGGCGGTTTCACTGAGGGATTTAGCCAACTATGTTAAAGAGCAATTGCCTAACGCCCAGATAGAAGTGCAACCCGGCGACGAGACGCCTAGAGTTTTGGTTGATGCCAGCAGAATAAGAAAAGAGTTGAATTATAAGCCAAAATACACCGTGAAAGATGGAGTGGCTGACTACGTCAATTATTTAAAAAACACTGTCAAAAAGTAA
- a CDS encoding aldehyde ferredoxin oxidoreductase family protein — translation MIQGGFTGYFLDVNLNSGDIKKKSIEGRLIRKFIGGTGLATKLLYDEVGPDIDPFDERNILIITAGPLIATGAPMACRTDLITKSPLTGLIGCSNVGGFWATHLKKAGYDMIILRGESKNPVYLWINEDSVEIRDAGHLWAKRDTLETTDELKKELSKEVDDEEISVMAIGPAGENLVRYACIMVDKYHAAGRTGCGAVLGKKKVKAIAVHGKKKVQVAKPKEFKDAVNEALKRIVSDPSYKTWSNYASLPVSEGAFRKGVLPGRNWQTTVIENWLKTRTLEAIVPYVTPRGQVDLRKIGCANCPVQCFHQVEVREGKFKGLKISSGTFIMPVFEFGAKCEINDLPAIWKCKELCHRFGLDIASAACAVAFAMELYERGLITERDAGLQLKWGDAEAVFEMLRKIAFKEQIGGLLAEGIIKAAEKIGGDSKKAAIAVKKMELMGNDPRVGAVAWNMGILVNPRGGDNVRTTHFGIEGKFFCKEIEDKKLVEWLDMPKKVKMEIFGDPPVINDSLYKGKALMTKWYSLLTTIMNALGMCIFASMSLDALGPSHYAKLYTTATGIDMSAEELMKAGERIFTLQRMYNIRMGATREDDAWPSRFYEPLPDGPSKGKTIDRNLLEKTLEEFYKLMGWQKNGTPAKEKIKELELEEEYALLQQ, via the coding sequence GTGATTCAAGGAGGATTTACCGGCTACTTTCTTGACGTTAATCTGAATTCTGGTGATATAAAAAAGAAGTCTATTGAAGGCCGCTTAATTAGAAAGTTCATCGGAGGCACAGGCTTAGCCACAAAACTGCTTTATGATGAGGTTGGGCCTGATATAGACCCCTTTGACGAAAGGAACATTCTCATAATTACAGCCGGTCCGTTGATCGCCACCGGAGCGCCTATGGCTTGTCGGACTGATTTGATAACTAAATCGCCGCTTACCGGCCTAATTGGATGCTCAAATGTTGGCGGTTTCTGGGCGACCCACTTGAAGAAAGCTGGCTATGATATGATAATTCTGAGAGGCGAGTCTAAGAATCCGGTTTATCTGTGGATTAATGAGGATTCCGTGGAAATACGTGACGCAGGCCACCTATGGGCCAAGCGTGACACGTTGGAAACCACCGACGAATTGAAAAAGGAGCTTTCTAAGGAAGTCGATGACGAAGAAATAAGTGTTATGGCCATCGGTCCGGCTGGTGAGAACCTAGTCAGATATGCATGTATAATGGTTGACAAGTATCATGCAGCTGGACGTACCGGCTGCGGAGCGGTCTTAGGCAAAAAGAAGGTTAAAGCAATAGCAGTTCATGGCAAAAAGAAAGTACAAGTAGCAAAGCCAAAGGAGTTTAAGGATGCAGTGAATGAAGCTTTAAAACGTATAGTTTCGGATCCTTCTTATAAAACTTGGAGCAACTATGCCTCCCTTCCAGTGTCTGAAGGCGCCTTTAGAAAGGGGGTGCTTCCTGGGAGAAACTGGCAAACCACGGTTATTGAAAACTGGCTTAAAACAAGAACCCTTGAAGCAATTGTGCCTTATGTCACACCAAGGGGTCAAGTGGACTTGAGGAAGATAGGTTGCGCAAACTGCCCTGTTCAATGCTTCCATCAAGTGGAGGTTAGAGAAGGCAAGTTTAAGGGGTTAAAAATAAGCAGTGGGACCTTCATAATGCCCGTATTCGAATTTGGCGCAAAATGTGAAATAAATGATCTCCCAGCGATATGGAAATGTAAGGAACTATGCCACAGATTCGGATTAGATATAGCTTCTGCTGCGTGCGCCGTCGCTTTTGCTATGGAACTATATGAGCGGGGTCTAATAACCGAGCGTGATGCTGGTTTGCAGTTAAAATGGGGAGATGCTGAAGCAGTTTTTGAAATGCTCCGTAAAATAGCATTTAAAGAGCAAATCGGAGGACTACTTGCTGAAGGCATTATTAAAGCTGCCGAAAAAATAGGGGGAGACTCAAAAAAGGCAGCTATAGCCGTTAAAAAAATGGAGTTGATGGGCAACGATCCAAGAGTTGGAGCAGTCGCTTGGAACATGGGCATACTGGTCAATCCAAGGGGTGGGGACAATGTTAGAACCACGCATTTCGGAATTGAGGGGAAATTTTTCTGTAAGGAGATTGAAGACAAAAAGTTAGTTGAATGGCTAGATATGCCGAAAAAAGTGAAAATGGAAATTTTCGGCGACCCACCAGTGATAAACGATTCACTTTACAAGGGAAAAGCCCTAATGACAAAATGGTATTCTCTGCTGACAACAATCATGAATGCATTAGGCATGTGCATATTTGCTTCCATGTCCTTAGACGCCCTTGGCCCATCGCACTATGCAAAACTATACACGACAGCAACGGGAATAGACATGAGCGCGGAGGAACTCATGAAAGCAGGTGAACGAATATTTACACTCCAGAGAATGTATAACATTCGCATGGGCGCAACAAGGGAAGATGATGCATGGCCATCACGTTTTTATGAACCATTGCCTGATGGGCCGTCCAAAGGGAAAACCATCGATCGAAACCTCTTAGAAAAAACTTTAGAAGAGTTTTACAAGCTGATGGGTTGGCAAAAAAATGGTACACCCGCCAAAGAAAAGATAAAGGAACTAGAATTGGAAGAGGAATATGCACTATTACAACAATGA
- a CDS encoding thioredoxin family protein: MISEEHKRHLQEEFASGLQNPVRLIVFTQKYECPYCAQTRSLIEELAGLSDKIRLEVYDYVADADKAKAYGIDKVPAIAIVGEKDYGLRFYGLPYGYEFGTLLDGIISVSRGRADILEETREKLKRVKTPVHIQVFVTLTCPYCPAVASLAFKFAIESDMIKADVIDVSEFPHIGHKYGVMGVPKTVINEKVEFLGAVPEDVFLEHVLLAARRPEYVL; the protein is encoded by the coding sequence ATGATCTCTGAAGAACATAAGAGGCATTTACAAGAAGAGTTTGCCAGTGGACTGCAGAATCCCGTTAGACTTATTGTTTTTACGCAAAAGTACGAGTGCCCGTACTGCGCGCAGACCAGAAGCCTCATTGAAGAATTAGCTGGTCTAAGTGACAAGATACGCCTTGAAGTCTATGATTATGTGGCTGACGCTGACAAGGCTAAAGCTTATGGCATAGACAAAGTTCCAGCCATTGCAATTGTAGGCGAAAAGGATTATGGTTTAAGGTTCTATGGTTTACCCTACGGCTACGAGTTTGGAACTCTCCTAGACGGCATAATCAGCGTCTCGCGAGGTAGGGCAGATATTCTTGAAGAGACCCGAGAGAAACTTAAACGCGTAAAAACGCCTGTTCATATCCAAGTTTTCGTCACTTTAACCTGTCCCTACTGCCCTGCCGTGGCGAGTTTAGCATTCAAGTTTGCTATTGAAAGCGACATGATCAAGGCTGACGTAATTGACGTCAGCGAGTTTCCCCACATTGGACACAAGTATGGGGTCATGGGCGTACCGAAGACGGTTATAAACGAGAAAGTGGAATTTCTTGGAGCCGTTCCAGAAGATGTTTTCCTAGAACATGTTTTGCTGGCTGCTCGTCGTCCAGAGTACGTGCTTTAA
- a CDS encoding thymidylate synthase, translating into MSGKEGFLTLVFIYSGEFAERVIRNLINDPSFCKACGLYCDSCKYSVYSYVRNIRAALELPKPSDLPAFIDKPEEYMPKTIPKVDLCVASGLHKDLLLELPAYLEKAGVKGLIVPIEDFNEVPSGLRKQIEERCIELGLEYAFPKPFCSLEPARDKPLISRFVTELGVGRPELEISTAKRGGREMIEAAIVKRSAPCGSTWYVARKLIGAETKQEVLYDAIAKAHHSYPCTATMNVDPESREPILHLAGFIIREEVEKALKEKLEIA; encoded by the coding sequence TTGAGTGGCAAAGAGGGGTTTTTGACACTGGTTTTTATTTATAGTGGCGAGTTCGCTGAACGCGTCATAAGAAACCTCATAAACGATCCAAGCTTTTGCAAGGCTTGTGGCTTGTACTGCGACTCATGCAAGTACAGCGTTTACAGTTATGTACGCAACATCCGCGCAGCGCTAGAGTTGCCGAAGCCTTCCGATCTACCAGCCTTCATTGATAAACCCGAAGAGTACATGCCAAAGACCATTCCAAAAGTGGACTTATGCGTGGCTTCAGGCTTGCATAAGGACTTGCTTCTAGAGCTACCCGCCTATCTTGAAAAAGCTGGTGTCAAAGGCTTAATTGTGCCTATTGAAGACTTTAACGAGGTTCCGTCAGGTTTAAGGAAGCAAATTGAGGAACGTTGTATTGAACTGGGCTTGGAATACGCGTTTCCAAAGCCTTTCTGTTCGCTTGAACCGGCCCGAGATAAGCCGTTAATTTCGCGTTTCGTCACGGAGCTTGGTGTAGGACGCCCAGAACTGGAGATTTCCACGGCAAAAAGAGGGGGACGTGAAATGATTGAAGCGGCTATTGTTAAAAGAAGTGCTCCATGCGGCTCAACGTGGTATGTGGCGCGAAAACTGATAGGTGCCGAAACAAAACAAGAAGTTTTGTATGACGCCATTGCGAAGGCACATCACAGTTATCCATGCACTGCCACCATGAATGTTGATCCAGAATCTAGAGAACCCATTTTGCATTTAGCTGGCTTCATCATAAGGGAGGAGGTAGAAAAGGCCCTAAAAGAAAAATTGGAAATAGCTTAG
- a CDS encoding arsenate reductase ArsC, which translates to MERLKLKNVLFVCVENSFRSQIAEAYFNKYAPEDWTATSAGIKLAEKVHPNAVQLMLEEGIDISHKKPQIMTRELQEKAEIAIIVCSGSLCPVVYAKHVEEWNMPDPAKMPLEEARKIRDAIKIKVLDLIERLKTQQKT; encoded by the coding sequence CTGGAAAGGCTAAAGTTGAAGAACGTCCTGTTCGTCTGCGTGGAGAACAGTTTCAGAAGCCAGATCGCTGAAGCCTACTTTAATAAGTATGCGCCTGAAGACTGGACGGCCACAAGCGCTGGTATAAAACTAGCGGAGAAAGTTCATCCCAACGCTGTTCAGCTCATGCTTGAAGAGGGAATAGACATAAGCCATAAAAAACCCCAAATAATGACGAGAGAACTTCAGGAAAAAGCTGAAATAGCCATAATCGTCTGCAGCGGCAGCCTATGCCCAGTGGTCTATGCAAAGCATGTTGAAGAATGGAACATGCCGGACCCGGCAAAAATGCCGTTAGAAGAGGCGAGAAAAATTAGGGATGCTATAAAAATCAAAGTCTTAGACCTGATTGAAAGGCTGAAAACGCAACAGAAAACCTAA
- a CDS encoding DUF438 domain-containing protein — MPSMGGVIEEDRKKALKEIIRQLHAGMPPEHVKERFRQFLEGVSSLEIAKIEQELISEGMSREEIQRLCDVHLAIFREQLEQQQLEISPPTSPIGILLEEHKALQQLTQKLGMMAEKVQSAENIEALRDELTQLRHIAEELLDAEKHYLREENALFPILERHGITEPPAIMWIEHNQLREKKKQLKNLLENAASIGFQDFKRQLGELANAITSTLNSHLFKENNILLPTAQRVVTEKEWTEMRTDFDEIGYCCFTPEHLIKKPAEKPVVEVKPMAEGALQFETGTLTKEEVEAILNTLPVDITFVDKDDAVKFFNKAEKRMFVRTKAVLGRKVQLCHPQKSLHVVNRILEGFKKGEKDVAEFWIQKDDRLIHIRYFAVRDKDGKYLGTMEVTQDITDLKKIEGEKRLLDWKG, encoded by the coding sequence ATGCCTAGCATGGGTGGAGTAATAGAGGAAGACCGCAAAAAGGCTCTTAAAGAAATTATTAGGCAGCTTCACGCTGGTATGCCTCCGGAACATGTTAAAGAGCGTTTTAGGCAGTTTCTTGAAGGCGTAAGCTCTCTGGAAATCGCCAAAATCGAACAAGAGCTCATAAGCGAGGGAATGTCTAGAGAAGAAATTCAGAGGCTTTGCGACGTGCACTTGGCGATATTCAGAGAACAATTAGAGCAACAACAGCTTGAAATATCGCCGCCGACAAGCCCGATTGGCATCCTTCTTGAGGAACACAAAGCGCTTCAGCAGTTAACTCAAAAACTTGGCATGATGGCTGAAAAAGTGCAGAGCGCTGAAAACATTGAAGCCCTAAGGGATGAGTTGACGCAGCTTAGGCATATTGCCGAAGAGCTTTTAGACGCTGAAAAACACTATTTACGGGAGGAAAACGCCCTTTTCCCAATTTTGGAGAGGCATGGAATAACTGAGCCGCCAGCCATAATGTGGATAGAACACAACCAGCTTAGGGAAAAGAAAAAGCAGCTCAAAAACCTCTTGGAAAACGCTGCTAGCATTGGTTTCCAAGACTTTAAGAGGCAGCTCGGCGAACTAGCCAACGCCATTACCAGCACCCTAAACAGCCACCTTTTCAAGGAAAACAACATCTTGCTCCCAACAGCCCAACGTGTCGTCACAGAAAAAGAGTGGACGGAGATGCGGACGGACTTCGACGAGATTGGCTACTGCTGCTTTACTCCAGAACATTTAATAAAAAAGCCGGCTGAAAAACCAGTGGTTGAGGTTAAGCCCATGGCTGAAGGCGCTTTACAGTTTGAGACTGGGACATTGACGAAGGAAGAAGTTGAAGCCATCTTAAACACTTTGCCAGTGGACATAACCTTCGTGGATAAGGACGACGCTGTCAAGTTCTTTAATAAGGCTGAGAAACGCATGTTCGTGAGAACAAAAGCCGTCCTAGGCAGAAAGGTTCAGCTTTGCCATCCGCAGAAAAGTCTACACGTGGTCAACAGAATCCTTGAAGGCTTCAAGAAGGGAGAAAAAGACGTAGCGGAGTTCTGGATACAAAAGGACGATCGTCTAATACACATAAGATACTTCGCTGTAAGGGATAAGGATGGCAAATATTTGGGCACGATGGAGGTGACTCAAGACATAACAGACCTAAAGAAAATCGAGGGTGAAAAACGCCTTCTAGACTGGAAAGGCTAA
- a CDS encoding FprA family A-type flavoprotein, which translates to MHERNILKLAENVYWIGVRDWNRRLFDALIPLPKGTSYNAYLVIGKTGKALIDTVNPGFEKELEEKIRNLINPEELDYVVMNHAEPDHAGAVPHVMKIAPKTKLVATGRGAKMAQIYYHVPQERIRVVADNDTVSLGDKTMRFIEAPMLHWPETMFTYLEEDGILFPCDFFGAHLASGIYSDEIEDYLVHAQRYWGEIMMPFRAMAQKALEKIANLDIRVIAPSHGTIHRKPELILGAYKRWAAGRTRSKAVVAYVSMWNSTDAMVKQIAEVLISEGVELALHNLVVADIGDLAKDLVDSKAIVLGAPTVLGGAHPLAVYVTYLFKALRPPTKFAVVLSSYGWGGGAIKQIQELLKDYKIEVIGTLEVNGPPTEENLQQIAEIGKSLANKIKEDA; encoded by the coding sequence ATGCATGAAAGAAACATTTTGAAACTGGCTGAAAACGTTTACTGGATCGGTGTAAGAGATTGGAACCGCAGACTTTTTGATGCTTTGATACCGCTTCCCAAAGGAACATCCTATAACGCTTACCTCGTAATAGGCAAAACAGGTAAAGCCCTAATAGACACTGTTAATCCTGGTTTCGAAAAAGAACTTGAAGAGAAAATCCGCAATTTGATAAACCCGGAAGAGTTAGACTATGTTGTCATGAATCATGCTGAACCAGACCACGCTGGCGCTGTACCGCATGTAATGAAGATAGCTCCAAAAACAAAACTTGTAGCCACTGGCAGAGGCGCAAAAATGGCTCAAATCTATTATCACGTACCACAAGAGAGAATCAGGGTGGTAGCTGACAACGACACCGTAAGCCTAGGCGACAAAACCATGCGATTTATTGAGGCGCCAATGCTTCACTGGCCTGAAACAATGTTCACATACCTTGAAGAGGACGGTATACTTTTTCCATGCGACTTTTTCGGCGCCCACTTGGCAAGCGGCATCTACAGCGACGAGATTGAGGACTATTTAGTGCACGCCCAGCGGTACTGGGGCGAAATAATGATGCCTTTCAGAGCTATGGCGCAGAAAGCCCTAGAAAAAATTGCGAATCTCGACATTCGTGTTATCGCACCGAGCCATGGTACAATTCACAGAAAACCAGAGCTTATTCTAGGCGCTTATAAACGGTGGGCTGCTGGCAGAACCCGTTCAAAGGCTGTTGTAGCTTACGTGAGCATGTGGAACAGCACGGACGCCATGGTGAAACAGATAGCTGAGGTATTAATTTCTGAGGGCGTGGAGCTAGCCTTACATAATCTAGTTGTCGCCGATATCGGCGATTTAGCCAAAGACCTTGTGGATTCAAAAGCCATTGTTTTAGGTGCGCCAACAGTTCTGGGCGGGGCACATCCCCTAGCCGTTTATGTCACATATCTTTTCAAGGCATTGCGTCCGCCAACAAAGTTTGCTGTTGTCCTTAGCTCTTATGGTTGGGGCGGAGGCGCAATAAAACAGATTCAGGAACTGCTTAAAGACTACAAAATCGAGGTTATAGGCACACTAGAGGTTAATGGTCCACCAACAGAAGAGAACCTGCAACAAATCGCTGAGATAGGCAAGTCTCTAGCCAACAAAATTAAGGAGGATGCCTAG
- a CDS encoding RimK family alpha-L-glutamate ligase, with amino-acid sequence MGHKFCFMFRNGLSEIPKYDAVFIRATTDPLYTAYVVSKTAWELGLRVVDDPVSIRICANKIHQYSLLEKYGVPHIPTVFLSKEEFHHKQITEIFELFGKPVVLKAPYTSFSKYVEKASCETSFREIAKRFFRRSDYIVVQKFMPSSFDWRVGVLNGEVLYVCKYMMPKGKWKHGVKKRGKPSFVWGRTVTLKRDNAPQKLKEIALKACSIIGKGLYGVDIKEVNGDYIVVEVNDNPSIYKGQEDLRDRDVYEKIIKFLAE; translated from the coding sequence ATGGGTCATAAATTCTGCTTTATGTTCAGGAATGGGCTTTCTGAAATCCCGAAGTATGACGCTGTCTTTATTAGGGCGACTACGGATCCGCTTTATACGGCTTATGTTGTTTCGAAAACGGCTTGGGAGCTCGGCCTAAGAGTTGTTGATGACCCTGTTTCAATTAGAATTTGCGCTAACAAAATCCACCAGTACAGCCTTCTCGAGAAATATGGAGTACCACATATCCCAACAGTTTTCCTCAGCAAAGAAGAGTTCCATCACAAGCAAATCACAGAGATCTTTGAGCTATTCGGTAAGCCGGTGGTTTTAAAGGCACCATACACGAGCTTCTCAAAGTATGTTGAGAAAGCCTCCTGTGAAACAAGTTTCCGCGAAATTGCAAAACGCTTCTTTAGGCGGTCAGACTATATAGTCGTGCAAAAGTTTATGCCGTCTAGTTTCGACTGGCGCGTAGGCGTCCTAAACGGCGAAGTCTTATACGTGTGCAAGTACATGATGCCAAAGGGTAAATGGAAACATGGCGTAAAAAAGCGTGGGAAACCAAGTTTTGTATGGGGAAGAACAGTCACCCTAAAACGGGATAATGCGCCACAAAAATTGAAGGAGATAGCCTTAAAGGCTTGCAGTATAATTGGGAAGGGACTTTACGGCGTTGACATCAAAGAGGTTAATGGTGACTACATAGTGGTGGAGGTCAACGACAACCCAAGCATATACAAGGGGCAGGAGGACCTCCGAGACAGGGACGTATACGAGAAAATCATAAAGTTTCTAGCTGAGTAA